The Geobacter sp. AOG2 genome includes a window with the following:
- a CDS encoding mechanosensitive ion channel family protein: protein MTDTTLAKKAAAATSPELTEKVIFYFVDHGMQILTAIILMGIGVFIARWAGNLIHRWLKSRAYDEPVTNLIVKVVKLLIIALIGVMALGQMGVQVTPLIAGIGVAGVGVSLAMQGILGNLVAGLTIIFAKPFAIGEYIELLGIYGQVTDIALFSTTLLHADNSRVIVPNRKIVGEILHNYGTIRQLDLKATVGYGVDLDLALSTVHDILRNSPYVLPEPAPVVGIAALNDSSIGLAIKPWVKVEDFIPAQAAIYQAVIERFRDRQIEIPFPRRDVHILNPAP, encoded by the coding sequence ATGACAGACACCACACTGGCAAAAAAAGCGGCCGCGGCAACCTCACCGGAACTGACCGAGAAGGTGATCTTTTATTTCGTCGATCACGGCATGCAGATCCTCACCGCCATCATCCTCATGGGCATTGGCGTATTCATCGCCCGCTGGGCCGGCAATCTCATCCACCGCTGGCTGAAGTCGCGGGCGTACGACGAGCCGGTCACCAACCTGATCGTCAAGGTCGTCAAGCTCCTGATCATAGCGCTCATAGGGGTCATGGCGCTCGGCCAGATGGGGGTGCAGGTTACGCCGCTCATCGCCGGGATCGGCGTGGCCGGTGTGGGCGTCAGCCTTGCCATGCAAGGGATTCTGGGCAATCTGGTTGCCGGGTTGACGATCATCTTCGCCAAACCGTTTGCCATCGGCGAGTATATCGAACTGCTCGGAATCTACGGCCAGGTAACGGATATCGCGCTGTTCTCCACCACCCTGCTGCATGCGGACAATTCCAGGGTCATCGTTCCCAACCGGAAGATCGTCGGCGAGATCCTCCACAACTACGGCACCATCCGCCAGCTCGACCTGAAGGCCACCGTCGGGTACGGCGTGGACCTCGACCTGGCGCTCTCGACAGTGCATGACATCCTGCGAAACAGCCCCTATGTCCTGCCCGAACCGGCCCCGGTGGTCGGCATAGCCGCCCTGAACGACTCTTCCATCGGCCTGGCGATCAAGCCGTGGGTGAAGGTGGAGGACTTCATTCCTGCCCAGGCCGCCATCTACCAGGCTGTCATAGAGCGTTTCCGGGACCGGCAGATCGAGATCCCGTTCCCCCGCCGCGATGTCCACATTCTGAACCCGGCGCCCTGA
- a CDS encoding FUSC family protein, producing the protein MRRHYLRRLARRQRPNFLLAARGTIAALASLAVAVHLHLECPYWAAMTALIVIQPTRGLLLEKSFFRLVGTAMGSIAGMMMLHAASSPAMLTILLALWLAGCVGAGNLLYGLRSYGALIAGCTGAVIAMAGHNSPPHLHDLVFGRIACIVIGIVVSTTVTLFFTHRRGKRELLDRLTKVAGADLEWVALVLRGDRKEDLVSLRQDIFVEIAAIEGDMDAAWAGSLDLRKRKRRIRNLIVSLLSLLEAGKLAGDYLHLQGVGRAPWRETLARLLDDAARQLEQRESARQATAGLEAFTAGAAAHLPLLAEAMGELADALHLVIDEWDTTAHGPERPATNQYIRNRDWQEAGRSALRAACAIGAVGLLWLTAGWEEGPLMLMAASIMVSIFSTHEHPVAKLTHVFAGASVGVAAALLCRLVILPGASDPLLQGVVTIPVMMAGIMALSHRRTAQGAMDAMLFFLFIMQPGLPEVPPPGAFAAGAFAALGGIGVAILSFRFLFPIDPSRRLRSLLLAIVSDLIVMAATDSLRTVENRRARTHHRVLGMLVTAGKLNRGLGAIVEGGLATLAIGRCLHRLREREMEEGIPLAASGAIRESMIRLSAAIRRPEEILGVLEAASITLCSVMEPHLETSAAPVQPELSPRRDVPDVPPLVSGRRQVA; encoded by the coding sequence ATGAGGCGCCATTATCTGCGGCGTCTGGCGCGCCGCCAGAGGCCAAACTTCCTCCTGGCGGCCCGGGGGACCATTGCCGCCCTGGCCAGCCTGGCGGTAGCCGTTCACCTGCACCTGGAATGCCCCTATTGGGCGGCCATGACCGCGCTCATAGTTATCCAGCCGACCCGCGGGCTGTTGTTGGAAAAGAGTTTTTTCCGCCTCGTCGGCACGGCCATGGGGTCGATTGCGGGTATGATGATGCTCCACGCCGCGTCGTCGCCGGCCATGCTCACCATCCTGCTCGCCCTCTGGCTGGCGGGGTGCGTCGGCGCCGGCAACCTGTTGTACGGTCTCCGTTCCTACGGAGCCCTCATCGCCGGCTGCACCGGCGCGGTCATTGCCATGGCCGGGCACAACAGCCCGCCGCACCTGCACGACCTGGTCTTCGGACGGATCGCCTGCATCGTCATCGGGATCGTCGTCTCCACCACGGTGACCCTGTTTTTCACCCATCGCCGCGGCAAGCGCGAATTGCTGGACCGGCTGACCAAGGTCGCCGGGGCGGATCTGGAATGGGTGGCGCTGGTCCTGCGCGGGGACAGGAAGGAAGATCTCGTCTCGCTGCGGCAGGATATCTTCGTGGAGATCGCCGCCATCGAGGGGGATATGGATGCCGCGTGGGCCGGTTCCCTCGATCTCAGGAAACGGAAACGCCGCATCAGGAATCTGATCGTCTCGCTTCTCTCCTTGCTGGAAGCCGGCAAACTGGCCGGTGATTACCTGCACCTGCAGGGGGTGGGCCGGGCCCCGTGGCGGGAAACCCTCGCCCGGCTCCTGGATGATGCGGCGCGGCAGCTGGAACAGCGCGAATCGGCCAGACAGGCCACCGCCGGGCTGGAGGCGTTTACGGCCGGGGCTGCTGCCCATCTGCCGCTTCTGGCCGAGGCCATGGGGGAACTCGCCGATGCGCTGCACCTCGTCATCGACGAGTGGGATACCACAGCCCATGGCCCGGAGCGGCCGGCGACAAACCAGTACATCCGTAACCGGGATTGGCAGGAAGCCGGCAGGTCGGCGCTGCGCGCCGCATGCGCCATAGGCGCCGTGGGGCTGCTCTGGCTGACGGCCGGGTGGGAGGAAGGCCCGCTGATGCTCATGGCCGCCTCGATCATGGTCAGTATCTTTTCCACTCACGAGCACCCGGTCGCCAAACTTACCCACGTCTTCGCCGGGGCCTCGGTCGGCGTCGCGGCGGCGCTTCTTTGCCGTCTGGTCATCCTGCCGGGGGCGAGCGACCCGCTCCTGCAAGGGGTCGTCACCATCCCGGTCATGATGGCCGGCATCATGGCCCTGTCTCACCGGCGCACGGCCCAGGGAGCCATGGACGCCATGCTCTTCTTCCTGTTCATCATGCAGCCCGGCCTGCCGGAGGTGCCGCCCCCCGGCGCCTTTGCGGCGGGCGCGTTCGCCGCCCTCGGCGGGATCGGCGTCGCCATCCTGTCGTTTCGTTTCCTGTTCCCCATCGACCCGTCCCGGCGTCTGCGCTCCCTGTTGCTCGCCATCGTCAGCGACCTGATCGTCATGGCCGCCACGGATTCGCTGCGGACGGTGGAGAATCGCCGCGCCCGGACTCACCATCGGGTGCTGGGCATGCTCGTCACCGCCGGGAAGTTGAACCGGGGGCTCGGCGCCATCGTGGAGGGGGGGCTCGCGACCCTGGCCATCGGCAGGTGTCTGCATCGGCTGCGGGAACGGGAGATGGAAGAGGGAATTCCTCTTGCAGCTTCCGGCGCCATCCGGGAAAGCATGATCCGACTCTCCGCGGCCATCCGGCGGCCGGAAGAGATCCTGGGGGTGCTGGAGGCGGCGTCCATCACGCTCTGCTCGGTCATGGAACCGCACCTTGAAACCTCGGCTGCGCCGGTTCAGCCGGAGTTATCTCCGCGGCGCGATGTTCCGGATGTTCCGCCGCTGGTATCGGGGCGTCGCCAGGTTGCCTGA
- a CDS encoding MarR family winged helix-turn-helix transcriptional regulator, translating to MYNSSSTIDRSNLFFHLGLLTRHWRQVLDATFHSAGLTDATWRPLLHLYLLGEGVRQKDLAASVGIEGPSLVRLLDALVAKGLVRRSEDATDRRAKLLLLTPEGQAAVARVRKTLTILDNEILAPYSDEEIAAFGTFIASLESAVNTVRKRVKR from the coding sequence ATGTATAATTCATCTTCGACTATTGACCGCAGCAATCTCTTTTTCCATCTTGGCCTTCTGACCCGCCACTGGCGCCAGGTCCTGGACGCCACCTTCCATTCCGCCGGACTGACGGATGCCACGTGGCGTCCGCTCCTGCATCTTTACCTGCTGGGGGAGGGGGTCCGCCAAAAGGACCTGGCCGCCTCCGTCGGCATCGAAGGCCCCTCCCTGGTCCGCCTCCTCGATGCCCTCGTGGCAAAAGGGCTGGTCCGGCGGTCGGAGGACGCCACCGACCGTCGCGCAAAACTGCTCCTCCTGACGCCCGAGGGACAGGCGGCCGTCGCCCGGGTACGGAAAACCCTGACCATTCTGGACAATGAGATTCTCGCCCCGTACAGCGATGAGGAGATCGCCGCTTTCGGTACGTTCATCGCCTCCCTGGAGTCGGCCGTGAATACCGTGCGGAAGCGGGTGAAACGATGA
- a CDS encoding cytochrome c3 family protein, giving the protein MKHTAAAMFCLLAFAGTAFAAPEVIKLRNKVTFPHKDHMAITGTCSACHVDGVGKIKGFGKDWAHEHCKGCHIKMQKGPVKCSGCHKWSE; this is encoded by the coding sequence ATGAAACACACCGCTGCCGCCATGTTTTGTCTGCTTGCATTCGCTGGAACGGCCTTTGCCGCTCCCGAGGTGATCAAACTGAGGAACAAGGTGACCTTCCCCCATAAAGACCACATGGCCATCACCGGCACCTGCAGCGCATGCCATGTGGACGGCGTCGGCAAGATCAAGGGGTTCGGCAAGGATTGGGCGCATGAGCATTGCAAGGGATGTCATATAAAGATGCAAAAAGGCCCGGTCAAATGCTCCGGTTGCCATAAATGGAGCGAATAA
- a CDS encoding outer membrane protein, translating to MRRTLTTLALLIAVAIPAVSQATPMRPGPYVTGFLGITVPKAANASGVDYTSTPATDFQERIEFDPGVYIGGTGGFDFGFLRLEGELSYKHAEISTITGSNGSQLTNPDGSLGALAFMGNAFVDLHNDSPVTPYLGGGIGFATLHLSDTYGGAQHGLLYSAADDTVFAYQVGAGMDFAINRRYSLDLGYRYFNTDKANFNGDWVTAHGIKFESHNVAVGFKVKF from the coding sequence ATGAGACGAACCTTGACCACACTTGCACTCCTCATAGCCGTCGCCATCCCCGCCGTAAGCCAGGCGACTCCCATGCGACCAGGCCCCTATGTCACCGGTTTCCTCGGCATAACCGTGCCCAAGGCGGCCAACGCGTCGGGGGTTGACTATACCTCCACTCCAGCGACAGATTTCCAGGAACGTATTGAGTTCGACCCCGGCGTTTATATCGGGGGCACCGGCGGATTCGACTTTGGCTTCCTGCGCCTGGAAGGCGAGCTTTCCTACAAACACGCGGAAATCAGTACGATCACCGGGTCAAACGGTAGTCAGCTCACGAATCCCGACGGCTCTCTCGGCGCCCTTGCCTTCATGGGCAACGCCTTTGTGGACCTGCACAACGACAGCCCTGTCACCCCCTACCTGGGGGGCGGCATAGGATTTGCCACGTTGCACCTGAGCGACACCTATGGCGGAGCTCAACATGGGCTTCTATATTCCGCCGCTGACGACACCGTCTTTGCCTATCAGGTTGGCGCCGGGATGGACTTTGCCATTAACCGCAGGTACTCTCTGGATTTGGGATACCGCTACTTCAACACCGACAAAGCCAATTTCAATGGCGATTGGGTTACGGCACACGGCATAAAATTCGAGAGCCACAACGTGGCGGTCGGGTTCAAGGTCAAGTTCTGA
- a CDS encoding DUF4382 domain-containing protein produces the protein MKSIFRTLAQAALAFSLALLVSACGGSGGSAAPSGTVSLDVTDAPSLDYTHVYITVTRVGFHTDANADGTSTGWQTITLAAPVTVDLAQLANGAMYADTNGGAALFSNFTLPVGTYRQIRIYLASTEDALTTSAGALGLTYNNEVQLTGDTAHYALRIPTPDGGIRLIPESPVVVTDGGNVKLALDFNLNNDVVEVAPNGATEFILKPRLGYFDMNAVGAITGSVSFGNLSTSRIVVKAEQVKDPSDPANASGTNYRIVRRWTGVDKTTGAFTLYPLPVFGNATTATYDILVRGRGVQTAIVKGITVHKGATPATGVNLGTITLNAGNEYTAQLTTAMHPSGAWMSFYQTVTGDAVPFEVRYRHLNPYTGLLWRSIELSSDPIQVYTYDAASGSIGAATASPANGAFTAVADAADFYGRGTAMALAGTAGQAVGMVNAAANAPAVAAPATANSITTIFDMTRMGQGMGFGMGRGMAGILKPTKGQLFVTHGGMIIDSLGTLTGDTTVGAAMNAGGGAGHPVVMANLPGGSAGQSLPGAFYGVYGLGWGSGVIAAGSTHGIDLRNGSATATVVMR, from the coding sequence ATGAAAAGCATATTCAGGACACTGGCCCAAGCGGCCTTGGCATTTTCCCTGGCGCTGCTGGTTTCCGCATGCGGAGGTTCCGGAGGCAGCGCCGCGCCCAGCGGCACGGTGAGCCTCGACGTGACCGACGCGCCTTCCCTCGACTATACCCATGTGTATATCACCGTCACCAGGGTCGGTTTCCACACCGACGCCAACGCGGACGGCACCAGTACGGGCTGGCAGACCATTACCCTCGCGGCGCCGGTCACGGTGGACCTGGCCCAGCTCGCCAACGGCGCCATGTACGCCGATACCAACGGCGGTGCCGCCCTGTTCAGCAATTTCACCCTGCCGGTGGGTACGTACCGCCAGATCCGAATCTACCTGGCCTCCACCGAGGATGCCCTGACGACTTCGGCCGGTGCCCTGGGACTCACCTACAATAACGAGGTGCAACTTACCGGCGACACCGCCCATTACGCCTTGCGCATCCCGACCCCCGACGGCGGCATCCGGCTGATCCCCGAGTCGCCCGTGGTGGTAACCGACGGCGGCAACGTCAAGCTGGCCCTGGATTTCAACCTGAACAACGACGTGGTGGAGGTGGCCCCCAATGGCGCCACGGAGTTCATCCTCAAACCGCGGCTCGGCTATTTCGACATGAACGCCGTGGGCGCTATCACTGGCTCGGTCTCCTTCGGCAATCTCTCCACCTCGCGTATCGTGGTCAAGGCCGAGCAGGTCAAGGACCCGAGCGACCCCGCCAACGCCTCGGGGACAAACTACCGCATCGTCCGGCGCTGGACCGGCGTGGATAAGACCACCGGCGCCTTCACCCTTTATCCCCTGCCGGTGTTCGGCAATGCCACCACGGCCACCTACGACATCCTGGTGCGCGGCCGGGGCGTGCAGACCGCCATCGTCAAAGGAATCACGGTGCACAAGGGGGCGACCCCCGCTACGGGTGTGAACCTGGGCACGATCACCCTGAACGCCGGGAACGAATATACGGCCCAGCTCACCACCGCCATGCATCCCTCGGGAGCATGGATGAGCTTCTACCAGACAGTAACCGGAGATGCGGTCCCCTTCGAGGTCCGCTACCGCCACCTCAATCCTTACACCGGACTCCTGTGGCGGAGCATCGAGCTGTCCAGCGACCCGATCCAGGTGTACACCTATGATGCCGCTTCCGGCAGCATCGGCGCAGCCACGGCGTCACCCGCCAACGGCGCTTTCACGGCCGTTGCCGATGCGGCAGACTTCTACGGCCGGGGCACGGCCATGGCGCTCGCCGGTACGGCCGGACAGGCCGTGGGCATGGTCAACGCTGCCGCCAACGCCCCGGCGGTTGCCGCGCCGGCCACGGCCAACTCCATCACCACCATTTTTGACATGACCCGCATGGGGCAGGGGATGGGCTTCGGCATGGGCAGGGGGATGGCCGGCATCCTGAAACCGACCAAGGGCCAGTTGTTCGTGACCCACGGCGGCATGATCATCGACAGCCTCGGCACCCTGACCGGCGACACCACGGTGGGCGCGGCCATGAACGCCGGAGGCGGAGCCGGGCATCCGGTGGTCATGGCGAACCTTCCCGGCGGCTCCGCGGGGCAGTCGCTTCCCGGTGCATTCTACGGGGTGTACGGGCTCGGCTGGGGGAGCGGGGTGATTGCCGCCGGTTCGACCCACGGCATCGACCTGCGTAACGGCAGTGCTACGGCAACCGTCGTGATGAGATAG
- a CDS encoding nuclear transport factor 2 family protein: protein MKAMNRESMDKIVNDHFMSEATDDIEGVMRTLADDAEHEVIGGPDGPLRGKPAIRRFYERLFPDIKGEGVEPVMRLYGDDCIIDEAIWIGHMVDGRAFKLDGRSGKVRLRLLHVFTLRDGLITKENVWFDFDGLKRQLD, encoded by the coding sequence ATGAAGGCCATGAATCGGGAGAGCATGGACAAGATCGTGAACGATCATTTCATGTCCGAGGCGACTGACGATATCGAGGGAGTGATGCGGACATTGGCGGACGATGCGGAGCATGAGGTGATCGGCGGGCCGGACGGGCCGCTACGGGGGAAACCCGCGATCCGTCGTTTCTACGAACGTTTGTTCCCGGATATAAAGGGTGAGGGCGTTGAGCCGGTGATGCGCCTGTACGGCGACGACTGCATCATCGACGAGGCGATCTGGATCGGGCACATGGTCGACGGACGGGCCTTCAAGCTCGACGGCAGGAGCGGCAAGGTGCGCCTCCGGCTTCTGCACGTGTTCACCCTACGGGACGGGCTCATCACCAAGGAAAACGTGTGGTTCGATTTCGACGGCCTCAAGCGTCAACTGGATTGA
- a CDS encoding DUF3106 domain-containing protein — protein MNRYLRSMLLTGVWFLMLAMNAGAQGPSWNTLTPREQELLKPFADRWENLPPERQERLRRGADRWDRMNSGERNEAAERFQRWKNLPPEQKNLLRQRFEEFRRLSPEEQERVRERFRWFQALPPERRNALRQEWQRIPPEERRVIRERWRNMTPEERRALRERFRGTLKDGKP, from the coding sequence ATGAATAGATATCTGCGGAGCATGCTGCTGACGGGGGTCTGGTTTCTCATGCTGGCCATGAATGCGGGTGCGCAGGGGCCATCCTGGAACACGCTCACGCCGCGCGAGCAGGAACTGTTGAAGCCCTTTGCCGACCGGTGGGAAAATCTGCCGCCCGAACGCCAGGAACGGCTCCGCAGGGGGGCCGATCGGTGGGACCGCATGAATTCCGGCGAACGCAACGAGGCGGCGGAACGCTTCCAGCGCTGGAAAAATCTGCCGCCCGAGCAAAAGAACCTGCTCCGGCAGCGTTTCGAGGAGTTTCGCCGTCTTTCTCCCGAGGAACAGGAGCGGGTCAGGGAGCGTTTCAGGTGGTTTCAGGCCCTGCCGCCGGAGCGCCGCAACGCCCTGCGCCAGGAGTGGCAGCGCATCCCGCCGGAGGAACGGCGCGTAATCCGGGAGCGATGGCGCAATATGACCCCCGAGGAGCGCAGGGCGTTGCGGGAACGTTTTCGCGGAACGCTTAAGGACGGTAAGCCGTAA
- a CDS encoding DUF3619 family protein, translated as MRKEDDDQFGSRLVRELDRANRNLPGPVLDRLKEARRQAVAGAGHAPGRRALLPRWLTAGGLASAAVIMVAVSFWHTAPRPAPPGVPLEYLDQMAARERVEMIDDLDFYRWLAETHDEK; from the coding sequence ATGCGCAAAGAGGATGATGATCAATTCGGTTCCCGGCTTGTCCGTGAACTGGACCGGGCAAACCGGAACCTGCCGGGCCCGGTGTTGGACCGGCTCAAGGAGGCTCGTCGCCAAGCCGTCGCCGGGGCGGGGCATGCCCCCGGCCGCCGTGCGCTCCTTCCCCGCTGGTTGACCGCCGGCGGGCTGGCCTCGGCGGCGGTCATCATGGTGGCCGTGTCGTTCTGGCATACGGCCCCCCGTCCCGCCCCTCCCGGCGTGCCCCTTGAATACCTGGACCAGATGGCCGCCAGGGAACGGGTCGAAATGATAGATGATCTCGATTTCTATCGCTGGCTGGCGGAGACCCATGATGAAAAATAG
- a CDS encoding RNA polymerase sigma factor has product MDSSEILHQFLAGVERKAFRMAHFALGNSDDALDVVQDAMMGFSRSYAKKPPEDWAPLFYQVLRSRISDCRRRLAVRNRFRAWFGGNGDDRDHDDLLLEVPDPANNSPHDQMERDDLGRALDRAIRSLPTRQQEAFLLRSWEGLDVSQTARAMQCSEGSVKTHYFRAVHALRELLEEYRQ; this is encoded by the coding sequence CTGGACAGTTCCGAGATCTTACATCAGTTCCTGGCAGGGGTGGAGCGGAAGGCCTTCCGCATGGCCCACTTCGCCCTGGGCAACAGCGACGACGCGCTCGACGTGGTGCAGGACGCCATGATGGGGTTTAGCCGCAGCTATGCCAAAAAACCGCCGGAGGATTGGGCGCCGCTCTTTTACCAGGTCCTGCGCAGCAGGATCAGCGATTGCCGGCGCCGCCTGGCGGTACGCAACCGTTTCCGGGCCTGGTTCGGCGGCAACGGCGATGACCGGGACCATGACGATCTGTTGCTGGAGGTCCCGGACCCGGCCAACAACAGCCCCCATGACCAGATGGAACGGGACGACCTGGGCCGGGCGCTGGACCGGGCGATCCGCTCCCTTCCCACCCGCCAGCAGGAGGCTTTTCTGCTCCGCTCCTGGGAGGGGTTGGATGTGAGCCAGACCGCCCGCGCCATGCAGTGCTCCGAGGGGAGCGTCAAAACCCATTATTTCCGCGCGGTCCATGCGTTGCGTGAATTGCTGGAGGAATACCGGCAGTAG
- a CDS encoding 2-dehydropantoate 2-reductase → MKICIYGVGAVGGFIGAQLAHAGCDINAVAQGATLRALQRHGLRLQTGDQEIAEKVNATDNPATLGVQDLVIIAVKATALVDIARKISPLIGPDTLVMIAMNGVPWWFFDGFGGDYSGMRLESVDPVGEIAAAIPARNVIGCVVHGSFCLNEPGYVRHVFGNRLIIGEPDGTLSERVAGLQSLLSQAAMDIEVSRNIQADIWFKLWGNMTMNPISAITGATCDKILDDPLVKRFCLDAMAEAARIGNRIGCPITQSGEERMALTRKLGAFKTSMLQDVEAGRAVELDALVGAVQEIGRKVGEATPNIDALLGMARLHAQVRGLYPEAG, encoded by the coding sequence GTGAAGATCTGTATTTATGGAGTCGGCGCTGTAGGCGGTTTTATCGGAGCGCAACTTGCTCATGCGGGGTGCGACATCAATGCCGTGGCCCAGGGAGCCACCCTCCGGGCTTTGCAGCGGCACGGCCTGCGCCTGCAAACCGGGGATCAAGAGATTGCGGAAAAGGTGAACGCCACCGATAATCCGGCAACGCTGGGGGTGCAGGACCTGGTGATCATCGCGGTCAAGGCCACGGCCCTGGTCGACATTGCCCGTAAAATATCCCCGTTGATCGGGCCGGACACCCTGGTGATGATCGCCATGAACGGGGTTCCGTGGTGGTTCTTCGACGGCTTCGGCGGCGACTATTCCGGGATGCGGCTCGAATCGGTCGACCCTGTTGGGGAGATCGCCGCCGCCATACCGGCACGAAACGTTATCGGGTGCGTCGTCCACGGCAGCTTTTGCCTCAACGAACCCGGTTATGTCAGGCACGTTTTCGGCAACAGGCTGATCATAGGCGAGCCTGACGGAACCCTGTCGGAACGTGTCGCGGGCCTGCAAAGCCTGCTTTCACAAGCGGCAATGGACATTGAGGTCTCCCGGAATATCCAGGCGGACATCTGGTTCAAACTGTGGGGGAACATGACCATGAACCCGATTTCGGCCATTACCGGGGCGACCTGCGACAAGATCCTCGATGATCCGCTGGTCAAGAGGTTCTGCCTGGATGCCATGGCGGAAGCCGCCCGCATCGGCAACCGCATAGGGTGCCCCATCACCCAGAGCGGTGAAGAGCGCATGGCGCTGACCCGCAAATTGGGGGCTTTCAAGACCTCCATGCTTCAGGATGTCGAGGCGGGGCGGGCGGTCGAGCTTGATGCGCTGGTGGGCGCCGTCCAGGAAATCGGCCGCAAGGTCGGCGAGGCGACCCCCAACATCGATGCGCTGCTGGGTATGGCCCGGTTGCATGCCCAGGTCCGCGGCCTTTACCCGGAGGCCGGGTAA